CACATTATTTTGTCTCCACGAATAGTTTTATTGGTTGAAGCAGTTAATTCTTTATCTGAACTAGTACTCTGACCTGCAAGCGCTCCATCCTCAAAATTGCCACTCTGATGAAGAGCAATGACTTCTTGCAAAATTTTGTCACCAATTTTGTGCCCCAAGAAGTCATCCACAAAGCATAAGCCGTATTGATTCATACAAGGTACTATATGCTCTAACACCAGCCTGGATAAATTGATTCTCTTATTGGTTGTTGTTTTAGGGCAACGATGTTTATTCAGGGTTTCAGATACCACCCATGAATCACATTTTACTTGTTTATTCGAAATTTCCTTAGAGCATTTTGGTACTTCATCCTCGgaatttgcatttcttttcagTCTGTCACTTTCTAAACTATTTGAACTCTCAGTGAAAAGTTTATTCACGGGGTCCAAAGAAGGATCTCCATGCAGTGTTGGCATTTGGGTTGGCACCAGTGGAATACTGCGAACCGTGTTGGCATGTGGAGAGTTCGTGCTGTACGTGTCAAACGACATGTCCGCGTGTTTATTGACTGCTTGGGAACACGGGCGTTTGCGCGGTGGTTCCGCGCAGTCCCACTCCGCCGGGGGCGCGCTCCCGCCCTCGCAGTTGTCAAGCTCCCCAAGCGGCTTCGCGCAGCAGCCTCCAGAACTGTCAGGAGCCCCCAGGCGTCCCGCCGGCAGCCCGCTCGCGCCGCCAGGTCGCACAAGCAGCCGTTGGAGCTCAGTCGCGCGGTCAGGTTCCATAACCGACCCGCCCGCGCTGTCACCTTGCACGAGCTGTTGAATCCCACTCGTGCCGCCGTGAGGTTCCGCAGCGACCGGCTTCAGCCGGCGCGTGGTGCCAGCGTCGGGAGCCCCGGTGTCGGGTTCGTTTTCCATGTTTTTCACTCCTGAAGCATGATAACAAGTCTCGGGTAAACTCGCTTGCTCCCTATCGCTTACTCGCTTGCATGGTGCAGTTCCGTTTCCCTCGTCCAGCCAAGGGAGCAAAGAGTCCGACGCGCCAAAGTCGACCGGATTCGCGTTGGTCTTCAAGCAATCCCGACCTTGCGCCGGCTGCTCTTCCTCGAAACTGGCGCGCGTGCACGCGGCCGGCTCTTGCTCGGGGCGGTCGAGGAGCCGCGAGCTGCTCTCGGGTCGCAGCCGCGCCTGCACGCGTCcgccctgctgctgctgctgcggcTGCTGCCGGTGTTGCTTTTTACACTCCTCAAACCGTGTCATCATATTCAACTATTGCCAGGGACTGGTTGTAAAGTTCAGCAAATTATGCGGTTGAGGCAACCGTCTCTTCACAATACGTGCACGCGCTTTTTCATGGGTTCGAACCTTTAAAACGATCTCTGCCATCCCGCTACAGAAAACGAGCCCATGAAGTTATCAAACTTATTGGGAAATAAAAGCTTTGTGTGTACGCATCAGACAGTACATTACTGGGCTGGATTTACACCAAGCTGTTCTTATTTATACTCTTGGCCATGTGACCAATTTATTTTGGGAAATGAATAGTTGTACTTTTTTAAACTCGTGTACGGGATGTGggcgtcactggcaaggctaatatttattgtccatccctgattgtcTCGCAAAGGTGATGAGCAATCATAATCTTAAACGACTATAGCCTTAGGATGAAGCTACTCAATGTTTTTAGGCTGAGATTTCCTGGATTTAGATCTTGGCATGAGGAGGGCATAGTGATGGATATTGAAATCAGAATGGCATGTGACTTAGTGAAAAACATTGAATGTGGTTTCTGCCAAGTGCAAAGAACAGGGCCTTGGTAAGGAAGGGAATTTGGTGAAGGTGGGGGGAAACAGTTGCTTGTATTTAATAAAGAGAGCTGGCACCAATGTCCTCACTAGTGTTGTGGAGGTGTATAATTTGACTGGGGTGGACATCAGGCAGTAGATGTGAAAAagagcaaaaaagattcacatcGGATTGACAGTCAAAAGGAGCAAGAAGTAATATTGTTTTAGTTAAGACCTTGTATTCTCTTTTAGTCTGGGCCAAGGTTGGCCATTTATGCATTATGTAAACATACAAACCGTATTAAACAAGATGGGAGAGGCAGATATGCAATTAGTCATTTGGAAATTTGACATTGTGATGGTATTAGAGACTTGGTTAAAAAGGCAACGATTTGATACTAAATGTTTCAGAATACAAGGTTCTCAGGAAACATAGGAAGGGTAGAAAGAAAGGGTGGTGACAGTATTGATAAGGAGAATATTACAGTGATAGTGAAAGTGTCCTGGCGTGATCAAGGACAGAATCTACTCAGTTAAGAAGCAGGAATGACATTGCACTAATGGAAGTATTTGATAGGTTGCCAAGttgtaggaaggatatattggaaCAAATCTGCAGGAAAAGTACAGATATGTGCAAAGGCAATAGCAATCCTAACATAGACTGGCATAGTAATAACATAAGGTCAAAGATGGGGAGATATTTTTGAGGCATGTTCAGGAGAATCTTCTTAACCAGTATATTTAAGGCCAAATGGGAAAGAAAGCATCGCTGAACTTGGTTTGGTGGATTGAGATGAGCCAAGTAGAGCATTATGTATGTGAGTGGGGAAATGTGGAGAGTAGTGATCATGGTATCAAAGTGTTTAGAATAGCTATATATAGGCCATCCCGGGTtaagaatgcccaacttatggacatccctcCATATGaataagctcccataatattattaaactcaaaagtctgatgtacataaATATGTTCATTccaacaaatggcagaactagtttcttctctcagttttttgtaattgttcttccttatcagtcttgtgtgcttttgataccattcattacaatatggttaccatatcgattgatttttgtgtattttctgacttatgggcATCTATAAAAATGGAAGCCATTTGTTATCAGGGAGCGGCCTGTAGTAGTAAGAGAACCACTTTATGGGAATAATAGTCAATTGAAGAAAGATCAATTGCATTCGGGTAAGAACTGATATGACCCAGataaaatggaatcaaaaactggCAGGCAAAACTGTAATCAAACAATGGCAGGACTTTAAGGAGCTGGTTCAGGTCAAGATCTATGTTGTTCCCACTAGAAAGAAAGGTAAGGCAAATAAATAGAGATCTGCCTGGATGACCAAAGAGATAGAGAGTAAAGCAGAAAAAGGGAAGTATGTCAGGTTGATATGAACGTGCAGCAGTATGGCAGAGGCAACCAGTCTGATTATAGAAAGTTCTGAGGGGAAGcgtaaaaggaaataaaaatggcaAAGAGAGACTTTGGGGAAAAAATGGTAAACGCAAAAAGTGAAAACAGAAGTCTTCTATAGGCAGGTAAGCAGTAAGAGGAGAAGAGGGGCTGATCAAGACCAAACAATCTATTCAAGAAGGTAGAGGGAATGGCAAAGTACTAAGTAAATATTTTATGAAAAGGTATGAATTGATAAAGAGGGGGTTCTAGAAAGGTTAACTGTATCTAAAGAGCTTAAATTGCCCTGTCCAGATAGCATGCATCCTAGGTTGCTGAGAGAAACATGGATAGAAATTGCAGTGATACTGGCCATCATCTGCCAaacgtttatataaaaaaaaggagtGGTGCCTGAGGACTGGAGAATTGCAAAGGTTACATCTTTGTATAAAAAAGTGTTTTTCAAGGATAAAGCCAGCTAAAATAAGTCTGTCAGTTTAACCTTGGGCATGGGGACAtttttggaaatgaaaatcaggGTTAGACTTGGATTGCATTGAGTCTGAAATTTGGAATGCTGGGTGTGGTGTGGCAAGGGGTGGTAGAGGAGAGAGATTCATTCAAGGCTTTCAAGAggaactggataagtacttgaatggaaaatatttgcaggactgtggagagagggcagaggcgTGCAATGAGCTAGATCACTGTTTCATAGAATAGACACAGAATCAATGACCCAAATGActttcttccatgctgtaacagTTCTGTGAATCTAATTATCTTTAGTGTTTCTGCACTCTTGCTATCTTTATCTTTCTAGATGGTAGAACTTGTGAGTCCAGGAACTGCTGATAGAGAGGACTTGGTAAGTTGTTGTAGTGCAAtttatgtatataaaagaaattaaaaagactTAGCAAGCCTTTAACCAAACTGGACCACATGTGCACAATTAGAACTTTAACAGGAAATTTAGGCTTATATATTCAATTgtgcattggggaaaaaaatcattgtaAAATACTTAAATCTGACTTTAATCATTGGCAAAATACATGTGCAGCAAAATGTCTGATGGATGTATACTATCTAACTATTCCAAAATCCTAATGGTTTGGCAGCTGGCTCAAAGATGATGTTTttacactcccttgaaactcaatGGGACCCCAGTTCTGCACATGCTTTAAACCTTctgggttcactggaacatttattacaatactgtgcaaCATCTAAAAAGGTCCATTAAAAATGTATTGGGGTATTAATATGAGTAACgtccaatagtccggaaaatcttGTCGGTCTGGCACCGCCAAAGTCCTGAGTGGCTGGATTATCAGAAATTTACTCTGTTGTTGTTTCTGTTGGCTGATAGTCTAGGGGGTTCCATTGTATttcaaagagtggaaataataaGATTAGATCATTGCTTTATCATGATGTGGAAGTTTTCATAAATACGAATTatgtcaaattttatttctaAAGTGTTGAAATGCACTTAATCTACTCACTTAAACTTAATGCATTCTGTGTGATCTTCCATAGCAAGTTGTTGGTATTTGTAACTTAGTGTAAAAGTCCATTTCCAGCTGCAAGCTTCCATTCCTTGTGAACTGAAATGTAACCTTACGCATACAATATCCAGGACATGGTGTGCCTAAGTAAACAATGAACCTTTTCACTGTTGCTATGTCCATTGGAAACAGGGTAGGTTGATTAATTCCTGGCCTCTCCAAAATCAATGGAAAACAAGATGCTAACAAACCACATAAATCAAGctaaaggcaaaataaaaatctttatttcattttagatATTTGTCTGTCTTTACAATCAgcagaatgaataaaataatggaATGCATTATTTCTCGCTAGTGCTTTGTACAATATAACCAATTCCCTTTAAGAACTTTGGTCCACATAACCATTATTGAAACCTTCATATACGATATGGGCCTGTAAATTCAATTGTATGAGAGGGGCCTTCCTCAACAGGTTCTTCCTGTAGAGCTGGAGTCTACAGGAAGAATCTATAGCATTGTGAAGGGCACCTGAATGTATTTGTTCTTAACTTTAGTGAGTGGTTTTTCTTGAGGATATTGACCTTGCACAAGAACTGGTGagtatggagtcacacagcacagaaacaagccctttggtccatcaagtccacactgaccatcaatcttTATTTTTCCCACAACCCATCGATTCCCGtaagattccatcactcacctgcacactagagacaatttacagtgatcaattaacttCCTAatcctcacatctttgggatgtgggaggaaatcagagcacccagaagaaatccatgtgtacagggagaatgagcaaacgcCCCACACAGATCAGAGGTCAtgattgaatccgggttgctggaaGTGTGGAGCAACAGCTCTACTACCTGCACTATGGTGCCACTCTGTAAACTTGAGCTCTTAAACAATGCCAATCCCAATGCTTTCACTGTAAGCACACATTCACTGCAAGTATTTTAAGGACCCCCACTCATATGTAGAAATTAACCTGCATTAATTCGCAATATGCCTGAAGCTGTTAAGGGAAAGATGATTACTGAAGCTAACTACCAATGAAAGTCATTGTCAGCTTGGGAAACACTGCAGAGGCAACAATATCATCACAGGAATAGGCATCTGACTTCACAGAAGTGGATGTTGACATCCTTGTAGAAGATTTGGGCATCTGAAGAGAGATCTTGTATGCTCAAGTGCCCAGGAAGTCGCAAGGATCTAGATAAAACACCCATGGGAGGAAGAGGCTGGTTAACTGAATGCCAGGAGTGATTTCGCAAGGGTCTGGTCCCAGTACTGGAAAaggtttttttatatatcaaatatatattttattcataatcaTATACAGGTGCATATCTTTCTTGATATTCATTCTGTCGtcaaatcaatacattttcaTACAATGTATTAATGCCACTTATGCTTCGTGTTTAAACAATACATTCATGTTACACAAGACCTAGTTGCTCAGTGTGCAGTGGCGACAGGACCCTAAACTATGGCTTTTCCCCACAAGACCTTTGTGGTGACTGTACCAAGCTCCAGTGCATCCCTCACGTACTCGTGCACCCTGGAATATCATTTACGGATATCTCCTTATACTGaaagaccagcaagttttgggCCGGCCTGAGTGCATTTTTCACTGAGTTGACGAACTTCCAGCATAAGTTGTTGCATCCctaggaacagcccatagatcaccAAGTTCTTTGTTACACAGCTGCTTAGGGCAAATCTTGACAAAGACCATAGTATCTTCTTCCAGACCTAATTGGCAAATGCACTGTGTACAAGAAGGTGGATGATCATCTCATCTGTACTGCAGCCTTCGAGGGCAGTGTACATTAAGAGTTAGGCTCCAACTCTATAGGAAGTATCTATTGAGGaagtcccctctcactgccagccaatgAGGTCTCGGTGTTTGTTTGTGAGTTCTGGCATTCTGCCACATGATTTAGACAGTCTGCTCAGAACACCATCCTGCAGGATCCATTATGCCCTTCTCTCGCAgggcctgcaggatgttctgtgccgaccactgcctgatgtacttgtggtcaaa
The window above is part of the Pristis pectinata isolate sPriPec2 chromosome 1, sPriPec2.1.pri, whole genome shotgun sequence genome. Proteins encoded here:
- the egln3 gene encoding egl nine homolog 3 isoform X1 — translated: MMTRFEECKKQHRQQPQQQQQGGRVQARLRPESSSRLLDRPEQEPAACTRASFEEEQPAQGRDCLKTNANPVDFGASDSLLPWLDEGNGTAPCKRVSDREQASLPETCYHASGVKNMENEPDTGAPDAGTTRRLKPVAAEPHGGTSGIQQLVQGDSAGGSVMEPDRATELQRLLVRPGGASGLPAGRLGAPDSSGGCCAKPLGELDNCEGGSAPPAEWDCAEPPRKRPCSQAVNKHADMSFDTYSTNSPHANTVRSIPLVPTQMPTLHGDPSLDPVNKLFTESSNSLESDRLKRNANSEDEVPKCSKEISNKQVKCDSWVVSETLNKHRCPKTTTNKRINLSRLVLEHIVPCMNQYGLCFVDDFLGHKIGDKILQEVIALHQSGNFEDGALAGQSTSSDKELTASTNKTIRGDKIMWVQGTEPGCASIGQLLQRMDKLILHADGKLGHYKIRGRHKEETRTSRCQLLSRNGRRADSCMHHADRFHAMVACYPGNGTGYVRHVDNPTGDGRCVTCIYYLNKNWDAKVDGGILRIVPEGKSYVVDVEPIFDRLLLFWSDRRNPHEVQPTYSVRYAITVWYFDAEERAEARTRYRNRAASEQATTFSS
- the egln3 gene encoding egl nine homolog 3 isoform X2, whose amino-acid sequence is MMTRFEECKKQHRQQPQQQQQGGRVQARLRPESSSRLLDRPEQEPAACTRASFEEEQPAQGRDCLKTNANPVDFGASDSLLPWLDEGNGTAPCKRVSDREQASLPETCYHASGVKNMENEPDTGAPDAGTTRRLKPVAAEPHGGTSGIQQLVQGDSAGGSVMEPDRATELQRLLVRPGGASGLPAGRLGAPDSSGGCCAKPLGELDNCEGGSAPPAEWDCAEPPRKRPCSQAVNKHADMSFDTYSTNSPHANTVRSIPLVPTQMPTLHGDPSLDPVNKLFTESSNSLESDRLKRNANSEDEVPKCSKEISNKQVKCDSWVVSETLNKHRCPKTTTNKRINLSRLVLEHIVPCMNQYGLCFVDDFLGHKIGDKILQEVIALHQSGNFEDGALAGQSTSSDKELTASTNKTIRGDKIMWVQGTEPGCASIGQLLQRMDKLILHADGKLGHYKIRGRHKAMVACYPGNGTGYVRHVDNPTGDGRCVTCIYYLNKNWDAKVDGGILRIVPEGKSYVVDVEPIFDRLLLFWSDRRNPHEVQPTYSVRYAITVWYFDAEERAEARTRYRNRAASEQATTFSS